The genomic DNA GACGCAAACTGCTCAACACTGACGGTTGAACCAGGCTGCACAACCGCTGTTTATAATTTTAACGTGGCCGTTGTCGATGGTTCTAACAGTGCAGTAGAAAACTCAGAACCCCATGCATTATCGGCTGCACCCAATTTAAGATTCTTTTTTACCGGTGATGGCAGGCTATATTTTTTAAACACGCTGCCCACAACAGCAGGCTGCACTACTTTGCCAGCCAACCCTATTGCCGCTAATACCAGTTACGTGCTTTCTAACGGCACTTTGAATGTCGATGGAGGGTCTGCCTTTGTTGCCGTTCAATAGCCAAGCCATTTTAAAACAAAAAGGTGTCACCTTAGTTGAGCTGATCATTGCGATGGTCATAATCTCTATTGCGGCGGTGGCTATATTACAAACACTCGGCAGCCAAACCGTTCGCAATGTAGACCCTATGATTCAAAGCCAAGCGCAAATGCTGGCGCGTCAATATTTAGAGGAAGTGAGCGGTAAATCTTTTTTCGATGGCTCGGCCGACCCGCGCTTAAATTCAGGGTTAAGTCGAACCCAAATCAATAACGGTGTGGTTGATCAAAGCCGCGCCGGTGCTCCGTCACGCGTGACATGGGACAATATTTATGAATACGATGGTTACACCCAATCGGGATTACAAGATGTCTATGGCAATGCTTTAACGGAGTTTACAAATTTTAGTGTCGATATCGAAGTCGATATAAGCAGCACTGTTAGCATCAATGGCGATTCAAACAGCGCAACGGCCAATTGCCCGCCAAAATATATGGCCATTACCGTTACCATTACTGATCCACGTGGCAACAATACGGCTTTATCTGGCTATCGCGCTCGTTATTGGCAATCACCTAGCAGTTGGGGGTGCTGATTAATGACCCTAAAAAATAACAAAGGCTTTACGCTGACAGAGCTGATCATGGTGATTGTGATCATCAGTATTATTTCAGCCGTTGTAGGGCCTCTTATTGGTAATAAATTTTCAGCGGTCAGCCAAAGCTCGCAACGTGCAACTTGGGTACAACAAGCTGAATTTGCTCTATTCCATATTCGGCAAGATTTAGGCACTTCTATACCGAACTCAGCCTGCACGACTACGAACGCCAATTGTGATTCGGGTGATACCTTGGAGTTTTTAGGCGTACAAAACCGTAATAGAGACTTCGCCGCCCGTTATCGAGACCGTCAGCGCAATCCATACGATCGGCTTCAGACGAACAATGATGATGCCTTTGATGTATTCGGACTCTTTAGCAACCTACCAAATTACGTCAGTATTGGTGTCGACTCTCCTGCTGATGCCAGAACCCATTGGCAAAGCGCCACCACCGATGCAACAAACAGTAAAATAGCCCGCATAAGCAGTTACGACAATACGTTAACCGAAGACGACAATAATGCAGCGACGAACCCGAACCCATCTATCACCAACATTGAATTAATTAATAATAATCATCGCTTCGGTGGACACTCGCCTTTTTTTAGGGCCTATTTTACCGATGGCCCTATCGGATACGAGTGCAATGGTGGAACACTTTGGCGTGTTTCCAATTACACCAGTATGGACTCATCGGTTTTATTTTCTACTCGCACCGCGGCCGCCAGTGTCGATAAAGTACGTATAACAGACTCTGTAACCGCCTGTTCTTTTCAGGTACGCGGAGGTGCACCTTTTCAGCCTCCAACTGTAGAAGTATCGATCAGTATTGGTGAAGGCTCTGAAACCGTGACATTAAATGACATTATTGTGTTAGGGAATGGATCATGAAACGGCAGTATACTTCGCAACAAGGCGTGGCATTGGTTGCCGCCATATTCTTAATTGTGGTGTTAGGCTTAGCGGTCGTTGTTATGTCGGTTCTTGCAACCCGAAACACACAACAAAATACACAAAGCCTTTTGCAAATGCGGGCAATAGCCGCAGCAAGCGCGGCCCTAGAACACGGTGCGCAGAATATTGTTGAAACCGGCACTTGCACCAGTGGTACAGGCATAACTTTAACAGCACTGCCTGGCTTTAGCGTTAATTTAACGTGCAGCCAAAGCGCACATAACCGTCCTTCGCAAAGAATCACCTTATTTCGGCTCACCGCCTCGGCAGAATACGGAAGTCCAAACAATGCCGATTATGTATGGACGGAGTTAACGTCGACAATTGAGTTGTAGTGCACAGTTGTCGACCTTTTGTGGCAAGTAGATTGCTTATTTTTAACTATACTTACCTTACATATTAATAACTAATGCGATTGTAGCGATGCCTAACATAGTAAGCAGTGTAGATATGAAACATTTATTGGAGTTTTTAAATGATCAGTAACATGCGAGCAATGAAGACTACACGCGCTATTGCCATAGGCATACTTTTATTAATGCAAGGAATGGTCTTCGCTGCTACTTACACATTACCAGATGACGCGGGTACTGGCCCATTTAACAACTGCTCACTCGCAACCAATGTTTTAACTTGTTCAACAACTGTCACCCTTGGCTTAAATGATATTGTCAATATTTCTCAAGATAACCTTGTTTGGATAATAGAGGGTGATTTGTTACTTTCTGGTAGTGGTATTTCTATAAACCTTACAGGTAGTAATAAGCTGTTTATTCGCACTTCAAACCGAGTCGTTGGTAACTTTGACAATATTGCTGCCCGAGCCAACCTATTTAGTGAAAACTTAATTAACATTCGGAACAATCTACAATGGGAAGGCAACATTCAGTCAAACGGCTCTATCACTTTTAACAATAATGCTACAGTGATAGGTAATATTACTACGAGTCAGCAATTTAATTTCGCCAGTGGTTATGTATACGGGACTTGTACCGCTACTGGTGGCAATTTCGCAGCTAACTGCCAACAAATTACCCCGACAGTTAGCCCACAATATTGTGAATCATTTGACTTAGGCATTCCTCCGAACTGGCCGGTAACAACTTCAGCAAATGGCGTTGCCGAGATCAGCCATAATACCGCCTTAGTGAATTCAAGCCCCGGTTCACTGACATTGAGAAGCGGCGACGTACGTGTCCGTTCAAATAATTTTGACTTATCACCGGCATCTTATTCATCGGTCAATATTTCGTTCTGGATTCGAAGGGGAACTAATAGCCTAGGCACAGCGAGTGAGAGGCCGGACGCCGGTGAACACTTCGATCTTTACTATTTAGACAATACATCGACCTGGATATACAGGGGTTCGCTTTTAGGTGAAGGCACAGATGGTCAAGCCTATAACATTAATATACCGTTAGGCAGTAATGTAATTCACAGCAACTTCGCTTTTGAATTACGCTTAAGAACGGCCAATGAAGTTAATGGTGATTTCTGGCACATTGATGATGTGTGCATTACCCCACAGATTATTGTACCAAGCCCCACATTAGAATATCGCTTTGACGAAACCCATTGGTTTGGTTCGCCCAACGAAGTGAAAGACAGCTCCGGCAACTCCACCCATGCCACCGCTGATGCCGCCTCAGATACGACCACATCGACCGATGCTGTCATGTGTAGCGCGGCCAATTTAAACGGTATTGATCAATACATTGAGTCCCCCGGCTTAGGCCCACTAAGAACAACCTCAACGTTAAGCTTTTGGATTAAGACCCCCAATGGTTATTCTGGAACA from Reinekea marina includes the following:
- a CDS encoding prepilin-type N-terminal cleavage/methylation domain-containing protein, which encodes MQKKNGFTLVELVIVLVLLGILSAVTIPRFFNKTTFQDSFDRSQFSNALAWVRNRSITSQCTHEVRVSTSGWTTFRDANCSTLTVEPGCTTAVYNFNVAVVDGSNSAVENSEPHALSAAPNLRFFFTGDGRLYFLNTLPTTAGCTTLPANPIAANTSYVLSNGTLNVDGGSAFVAVQ
- a CDS encoding type II secretion system protein produces the protein MSMEGLPLLPFNSQAILKQKGVTLVELIIAMVIISIAAVAILQTLGSQTVRNVDPMIQSQAQMLARQYLEEVSGKSFFDGSADPRLNSGLSRTQINNGVVDQSRAGAPSRVTWDNIYEYDGYTQSGLQDVYGNALTEFTNFSVDIEVDISSTVSINGDSNSATANCPPKYMAITVTITDPRGNNTALSGYRARYWQSPSSWGC
- a CDS encoding prepilin-type N-terminal cleavage/methylation domain-containing protein, whose translation is MTLKNNKGFTLTELIMVIVIISIISAVVGPLIGNKFSAVSQSSQRATWVQQAEFALFHIRQDLGTSIPNSACTTTNANCDSGDTLEFLGVQNRNRDFAARYRDRQRNPYDRLQTNNDDAFDVFGLFSNLPNYVSIGVDSPADARTHWQSATTDATNSKIARISSYDNTLTEDDNNAATNPNPSITNIELINNNHRFGGHSPFFRAYFTDGPIGYECNGGTLWRVSNYTSMDSSVLFSTRTAAASVDKVRITDSVTACSFQVRGGAPFQPPTVEVSISIGEGSETVTLNDIIVLGNGS